The sequence TCCTCATCAAAGAGGGTTACAGCGTCTACTGCTTCCAGGGCGGAGAGAACGGCTGCGCGATCACGTTCGCCGCACACAGGCCGGAGCGGCCCTTTGATGCTTCTGACCGAACTGTCGCTGTTCAGGCCTATTATCAATACCTCTCCGAGATTACGGGCGGCATCGAGATACTGTACATGTCCGGCATGCAGGATATCGAAACAGCCGTTGGAAAAAACAATCCGTTTTCCCGCTGTTTTCCAGTTTCGTACCTGTTCAACGGCTTCATGTCGGCCAAGCAGCTTGTTTTTCATTGTGCTCCAGATAGTCAATAGATAATCTTCAAGACAATTTCGGATATTTTTTTCAAATTACAGCTATATGCATGGGTCGTTTGCAAATCATGTTCCGGGTTCGGTTGCCCGGTAACGTAACGCTTTTTATTTTAGTCCGCACAGCTATCGATCATCACAACAAGGTTCATGCGTCGGACACACGCACAACAAGCCATGACCAAGGGTGTTGCTATTCGCTTTTTCGGAAGCGGGTCATCGGTTCCTGTGTTCGGTTCCCGAACCGATGATTCATGCCGGAGCGGGGGTATCGATCTCATCGTACGATCAGACGGAGATGTTGCCCCAGCAGATCTTTTCACTCTGAAAGTGAAGGCATTCACGGTACTCCAAAAGGAGCCCGGAGAAAGGAAAATCGATTTCGCCGGGCAGCCCCGCGATCGCCGGAATATTGCAAGGCATGCCCTGCAAGCCGGAGTGAAACCATGAATCCGAAAGAAGGGCCTGCCATGCTGAAGATGATCCACGAGAGGTTCTGTCGGCAGGCACAGAGACTTCATGAAATAATCGAGAGTTTTTCATTGCGAATCCTCAAGAAAGGACTTTGTTCAGATATCGATGAAAAAACGTCGTGACGGTTGATGCGCCATTCATGAGTAAAAAAAAGAACCGTATTGCGGATCATCTGTTCCATCGGCTTCTACTGCTTGCCGGTGTGATTGTCAGGCGTCTGAATCGTTCTCACACGATTGCATTGGCCAGGATTTCCGGCGATATCGTGTACGATCTGCTGAAAATTCGCCGCACTCTTGTCGAAACAAATCTTTCCCTGACTTTTCCGGAGAAATCCGGCGAGGAGGTCAGCCATATTGCCCGACAGGTTTACCGGAACCTTGCGGAGAACGCTGTCGAGGTGCTTCGCCTTCCGCTCATCAGGACATCTGAAGACGCATCACGACTGGTTGACGCCGATGTTCGCTACTTTCTTGCAAAAACACGCGACAGGAACAAAGGTGCGGTATGTGTTTCCGCTCATTTCGGTAATTGGGAACTGC comes from Chlorobium limicola DSM 245 and encodes:
- the rfaE2 gene encoding D-glycero-beta-D-manno-heptose 1-phosphate adenylyltransferase, which gives rise to MKNKLLGRHEAVEQVRNWKTAGKRIVFSNGCFDILHAGHVQYLDAARNLGEVLIIGLNSDSSVRSIKGPLRPVCGERDRAAVLSALEAVDAVTLFDEDTPETLIGMLLPDILVKGADWPVERIAGAAAVLENGGSVLTVSLLEERSTTGIIETILQRYGDRTKLGKD